The Vicinamibacterales bacterium DNA window GGGTTCGTCGTCGTGCGCTTGGCCTCCACCTCGCCGAGCGACGTCGTCAACGGCGAGAACTCGTCGCCGATGAGCGCCGTCTGGTTCGGGTCCACCTGGCGATCGATCGCCAGTCCCCTGGCCTCGCGCAGCGCCTTGATGCTGACGAGCGACCGCGCCATCAGCCGCGCGGCTTCGATTCCGCGGCTGGCGTCGCCCGTGCGCCCCGGGCCGACGGCAGACTCCGGCGACGTTCTGCCGAAGCAGAGCAGCACCGCACATGACGCGGCGAGGCACCACGAACGCCTGATGGGGTGAAGCATGAACCTGCGATGGCCGCCTGGGGGGCAACGCGGATCCGAGGGGCAGCGTCCGCCTATCTTACAGGGAATCGCAGCGCGCACGAAACCCGGCCTGGCGCGGCCGGATGAACGGAGGCGCGGGCAGGCCGCGGGCCGAGCATTCGATGAGCGCCTCGAGCCGGTGACGGCGTGTCTCTTCCTTCTTGGCGCTGGTCACCCACCAGGTTGCCGTCCGCTGGTAGGACGGCGGCCGACTGGAGAAGAAGGACCAGGCCGACACGTTTGCCCTCAACCTACGCCGGTCGGCGGGCGCGAGGGCGACATCCTTCCGCGCCTCGTAGGAATAGCGCCCCGAGCGCTCGGGCGTGCGGCGTCCGAACGCCGCGAGCCCGGCCGGCGCCATGCGCCCGAGCGAGATCAACTCGTTCGCACGAGCGATGTTGACGGAACTCCAGGTGCTGCGGGCCTTCCTCGGGGTGAACCGGATGGTGTAGCTGACCGCGTCCACCCGCTTTCGCACACCGTCGATCCATCCGAAGCAGAGGGCCTCGTCCAGCGCCTCGGCGTAGGTCACTGACGTGCGCCCGGTCCCCTTCCTGTGGAGACCCATCCACAGTTCCGTCTCGGAGGCGTGGTGCGCAGAGAGCCACCGGCGAAGCGTGGCCGGCGTGCGGAAGAATCTCGGAGACACGGTCCGCTCAGTGGAGGACGTTGAACATCCGCGTCCACCGCGTGCGCGTGAAGAAGTGCGTGACGACGGTGAACAGATCCTTTGCGATCGCCCCGATGCCGGTCTGCTGGTAATCCTCGGTCTCGGACTCATACGACCAGTAGATCAGGAGGGCGCGCCCCTTGACGTACTCCTGCGGCAGCAGGCCCCAGTAGCGGCTGTCCTGCGAGTTGTCGCGGTTGTCGCCCATCATGAAGTACTTGCCGGCTGGAATCTGGACGGGGCCATACCGTTCTCTCAGGTCGAACGAAGTCACCTCGTTCAGCGTCGACGGCGACGAGGGCGGCTCGAGGTAGTGCACGTAGGGCTCGTCCAGCCGCCTGCCGTTGATGTAGACGCGCTTCTCCTTCACCTCGAGCGTCTCGCCAGGCAGGCCGATCACCCGCTTGATGAAGTCGCGCTCGGGGTCCTCCGGGTACTTGAACACGACGATGTCGCCGCGGCGGATGTCGCGGATCGGCAGGATCGCCTTCTCGATGGTGCTGGCGGTCGGGCCGAA harbors:
- a CDS encoding YdeI/OmpD-associated family protein codes for the protein MSPRFFRTPATLRRWLSAHHASETELWMGLHRKGTGRTSVTYAEALDEALCFGWIDGVRKRVDAVSYTIRFTPRKARSTWSSVNIARANELISLGRMAPAGLAAFGRRTPERSGRYSYEARKDVALAPADRRRLRANVSAWSFFSSRPPSYQRTATWWVTSAKKEETRRHRLEALIECSARGLPAPPFIRPRQAGFRARCDSL
- the lepB gene encoding signal peptidase I, which produces MKNQKTKPVSKPAPAPVAPQPFRKSTAREYFESIVIAVILALFIRTFVVQAFKIPTGSMENNLLIGDHLLVNKFVFGPTASTIEKAILPIRDIRRGDIVVFKYPEDPERDFIKRVIGLPGETLEVKEKRVYINGRRLDEPYVHYLEPPSSPSTLNEVTSFDLRERYGPVQIPAGKYFMMGDNRDNSQDSRYWGLLPQEYVKGRALLIYWSYESETEDYQQTGIGAIAKDLFTVVTHFFTRTRWTRMFNVLH